In Gemmatimonadetes bacterium T265, one DNA window encodes the following:
- a CDS encoding peptidase S15, whose product MDAPRGTHHAPARRPATQRKPEDGPMIVDRNVRIPRRDGPDVVADVFRPDRGKGRVEQFPVLVTVGVYGKDVPFRVFNPKGWERSELKSGEGPRDYIVGETPLPDFWVRAGYAVVRCDQPGSGDSPGDLDVFGPAAQAAFYDAVEWAGTQSWSTGKVGVFGASYYGVMGWLVAGLRPPHLAAFLPFQGFTDHYRDCMRHGGILTAGFVDSWYGREVLPRQFGAPTGTSGAKLSADELTANTAFPKDYREYLRDDALRYATHEYYRARTPDPAAVTVPVFAWANDDGFGLHLRGTIEGFGLARNAAFCALYAYSGTEPDSMYSTEFSDIHRRFFDRFLKGEENGFEHEPRVRVTVRKDGRPFAERRGTTYPLDGTEARRFYLECGRHALLDEAPGDARTTAYRSEYGSDGVVQFCTPALERDLEIVGPMRLHLTVSADGPDADLFVAVRELRPDGSEVVAASGSPIALSWQRVSMRHADPAQSSTFRTWHTYDRTLPLDPGVPVTLDVNLWPAAWIVAAGNRLAIEIGGNEPKGAGEYTHPPAGPYASPGRAPLDNGAPAPAEVRLHSGGEEPSYVVLPVVPA is encoded by the coding sequence ATGGACGCCCCGCGCGGGACGCACCACGCCCCCGCACGGAGGCCTGCCACGCAGCGGAAACCGGAGGACGGGCCAATGATCGTCGATCGCAACGTTCGGATTCCTCGGCGGGACGGCCCCGACGTCGTCGCGGACGTGTTCCGACCCGACAGGGGGAAGGGCCGGGTGGAACAGTTTCCCGTCCTCGTGACGGTGGGGGTTTACGGGAAGGACGTCCCGTTCAGAGTCTTCAACCCGAAGGGCTGGGAGCGCTCGGAACTGAAGAGCGGCGAAGGGCCGCGGGACTACATCGTCGGCGAGACGCCGCTGCCTGACTTCTGGGTGCGTGCGGGCTACGCGGTCGTCCGCTGCGACCAGCCCGGGTCGGGCGACTCGCCCGGCGACCTGGACGTGTTCGGCCCTGCCGCGCAGGCGGCGTTCTACGACGCCGTCGAGTGGGCCGGCACGCAATCCTGGAGTACCGGCAAAGTCGGCGTGTTCGGGGCCTCCTACTACGGCGTCATGGGGTGGCTGGTCGCCGGCTTGCGGCCGCCGCACCTCGCCGCGTTCCTCCCCTTCCAGGGGTTCACCGACCACTACCGCGACTGCATGCGACACGGCGGGATCCTGACGGCCGGATTCGTCGACAGCTGGTACGGCCGTGAAGTGCTGCCGCGGCAGTTCGGCGCGCCGACGGGAACGTCGGGCGCGAAGCTCTCCGCCGACGAACTGACCGCGAACACGGCGTTCCCGAAGGATTACCGGGAGTACCTGCGCGACGACGCGCTACGCTACGCGACGCACGAGTATTACCGCGCACGGACCCCGGATCCGGCCGCCGTCACGGTCCCGGTCTTCGCGTGGGCGAACGACGACGGGTTCGGACTCCACCTGCGCGGGACCATCGAAGGATTCGGGCTGGCCCGGAACGCCGCCTTCTGCGCGCTCTATGCCTATAGCGGGACCGAGCCCGACTCGATGTACTCGACGGAGTTCTCCGACATCCATCGACGCTTCTTCGATCGCTTTCTCAAGGGCGAGGAGAACGGGTTCGAGCACGAACCGCGGGTGCGCGTGACCGTGCGGAAGGACGGGCGGCCGTTCGCCGAGCGGCGCGGCACGACGTACCCGCTGGATGGGACGGAGGCGCGGAGGTTCTACCTGGAGTGCGGGCGTCACGCGCTCCTCGACGAAGCACCGGGCGATGCGAGGACGACCGCGTACAGGTCCGAGTACGGGTCGGACGGAGTCGTACAGTTCTGCACGCCGGCGCTGGAGCGCGACCTCGAGATCGTTGGGCCGATGCGATTGCACCTGACGGTGTCCGCCGACGGTCCGGACGCGGACCTGTTCGTGGCCGTCCGCGAGCTCCGGCCCGACGGCAGCGAGGTCGTGGCCGCGAGCGGCAGTCCGATCGCGCTGTCGTGGCAGCGGGTGTCGATGCGGCACGCCGATCCGGCGCAGTCCTCGACGTTCCGGACCTGGCACACGTACGACCGCACGCTGCCGCTGGACCCCGGAGTTCCCGTGACGCTCGACGTCAACCTCTGGCCCGCGGCCTGGATCGTCGCCGCCGGGAATCGTCTCGCGATCGAGATCGGAGGCAACGAGCCGAAAGGTGCCGGCGAGTATACCCACCCGCCGGCGGGGCCGTACGCCTCCCCGGGCCGTGCGCCGCTGGACAACGGCGCACCGGCTCCCGCCGAGGTGCGCCTGCACTCCGGTGGGGAGGAGCCGAGCTACGTCGTCCTTCCGGTCGTGCCCGCATGA
- a CDS encoding TetR family transcriptional regulator — translation MDSQSRYHFRSIIGIMIASPTPDPPRRPDTPDVLDAREDPSDRPDQRQRIVRATAALLDQGGREAVTTRAVSAAAGVQPPAIYRQFGDMRGLLDAAARETLAAYVRRKTADAEPAARGPAADDPVEALRRGWDLHVAFGLAHPAAYALAYGDSGAAAAAREGEGEALLRALVARIAAAGRLRVDVPHAVRLVAAAATGATLALVAAPPGARDPRLSAALREAVLAAITAAPASDAPPDVAPGAAREAGRVASRAVALRAVLAESNAGTPDGAPDGAPRALSPAERDLLGEWLDRLAGADA, via the coding sequence ATGGATTCGCAATCCAGATACCACTTCCGCAGTATCATTGGTATCATGATCGCATCGCCCACCCCGGACCCCCCACGTCGGCCGGACACCCCGGACGTGCTCGACGCGCGGGAGGACCCGTCGGACCGGCCGGACCAGCGGCAACGGATCGTGCGTGCGACGGCCGCGTTGCTGGACCAGGGCGGGCGCGAGGCGGTGACCACGCGCGCGGTGAGCGCCGCCGCCGGCGTCCAGCCGCCCGCGATCTATCGGCAGTTCGGCGACATGCGCGGGCTGCTCGACGCGGCCGCCCGCGAGACGCTCGCGGCATACGTCCGCCGGAAGACGGCGGACGCCGAGCCGGCCGCACGCGGGCCCGCGGCGGACGACCCCGTCGAGGCGCTGCGGCGCGGATGGGACCTGCACGTCGCGTTCGGGCTCGCCCACCCCGCCGCGTACGCGCTCGCCTACGGCGACTCGGGCGCGGCCGCCGCAGCGCGCGAGGGCGAGGGCGAGGCACTGCTGCGCGCGCTCGTGGCTCGCATCGCCGCGGCGGGGCGGCTCCGGGTGGACGTGCCGCACGCCGTGCGCCTGGTCGCGGCGGCCGCGACCGGGGCGACGCTGGCCCTCGTCGCCGCCCCGCCCGGGGCGCGCGACCCGCGGCTGTCGGCGGCCCTGCGCGAGGCCGTGCTTGCCGCGATCACGGCCGCGCCCGCGTCCGACGCCCCCCCCGATGTGGCGCCCGGCGCCGCGCGCGAGGCCGGGCGCGTGGCGTCGCGCGCCGTGGCCCTGCGCGCCGTGCTCGCGGAGTCTAACGCCGGGACGCCTGACGGCGCCCCCGACGGCGCGCCGCGTGCCCTCTCCCCGGCGGAGCGCGACCTGCTCGGCGAGTGGCTCGACCGGCTGGCCGGCGCGGACGCCTAA
- a CDS encoding LysR family transcriptional regulator, giving the protein MDGRDLQYFVTVADEMHFARAAARLHVVPAAVSQRIRELEAELGLRLFRRSSRTVALTPAGERLLGPARAVVQNLALVADLARSLAAGATGRAHVILAPNLGTIGARFVATLVAALPGVETVGESLYSAHALERLEAGDVMAAVVRGPVARDGLTSIVIGAYHDGYVALAEADPLAPEAALSVEAFQARPFLVGDHTLVQTVHNRTVQFFAEHGVAPAWRCHRIQAYEEIMAFVAAGYAATLVHSHLAATPFPGVVIRPLAERAPAYDVHVAWRADDTSPAVDVVRRAAAALARAHAGA; this is encoded by the coding sequence GTGGACGGTCGGGACCTGCAATACTTCGTCACGGTGGCCGACGAGATGCACTTCGCGCGCGCCGCCGCGCGCCTGCACGTCGTGCCGGCCGCGGTGAGCCAGCGCATCCGCGAGCTCGAGGCCGAGCTCGGGCTTCGGCTCTTCCGGCGGAGCAGTCGCACGGTCGCCCTGACGCCGGCGGGCGAGCGGCTGCTCGGTCCCGCGCGCGCAGTCGTCCAGAACCTCGCGCTCGTCGCCGACCTCGCGCGGTCCCTTGCGGCCGGGGCGACCGGGCGCGCCCACGTGATCCTGGCGCCGAACCTCGGCACGATCGGGGCCCGGTTCGTCGCGACCCTGGTCGCGGCCCTGCCGGGTGTGGAGACCGTCGGCGAATCGCTGTACAGCGCGCACGCGCTCGAGCGCCTCGAGGCCGGTGACGTGATGGCCGCCGTGGTCCGGGGGCCCGTCGCCCGCGACGGCCTGACGTCGATCGTCATCGGCGCCTACCACGACGGGTACGTCGCGCTCGCCGAGGCCGACCCGCTCGCGCCCGAGGCCGCCCTGTCGGTCGAGGCCTTCCAGGCGCGCCCGTTCCTGGTCGGCGACCACACGCTCGTCCAGACCGTCCACAACCGGACCGTGCAGTTCTTCGCCGAGCACGGCGTGGCGCCGGCGTGGCGGTGCCACCGCATCCAGGCGTACGAGGAGATCATGGCCTTCGTGGCGGCGGGCTACGCCGCGACGTTGGTCCACTCGCACCTGGCCGCCACGCCCTTCCCGGGCGTCGTCATCCGCCCGCTCGCGGAGCGGGCGCCAGCATACGACGTGCACGTGGCCTGGCGCGCGGACGACACCTCGCCCGCGGTCGACGTGGTCCGGCGGGCCGCCGCCGCGCTCGCGCGGGCGCACGCCGGGGCATGA
- a CDS encoding oxidoreductase: MRTLRFHEYGVPLDVLRLEDADPPTPGPGQIRVAVQTCGLNPADWALCGGLFAGDLPRGIGLEVAGTVDALGDGVTGVAIGDAVLGPARYTGATAGASGQALLDVWVPRPPALDPVQAAALPMAVETAYRGLDTLGVLDGEAGAGTAVLVHGAGSTVGYAAVQIAVRHGARVLATAGATYADALRAAGAEVTSYGDGMVERVRALAGGPVDVALDAAPVSNALPDLVRTVTAPAHVLTLSDFAAADALGARASFGTETTLRYDVLGEYARLAAAGDFSVPVARTFPLEDWRTAAALSQSGQARGKLVLQIGSP, from the coding sequence ATGCGCACCCTCCGCTTCCACGAGTACGGCGTCCCGCTCGACGTCTTGCGACTCGAAGACGCCGACCCGCCCACGCCCGGGCCGGGCCAGATTCGCGTCGCCGTCCAGACGTGCGGGCTGAACCCGGCCGACTGGGCGCTGTGCGGCGGGCTCTTCGCCGGTGACCTGCCGCGCGGGATCGGGCTCGAAGTCGCCGGCACAGTCGACGCACTCGGGGACGGGGTGACCGGCGTCGCGATTGGCGACGCGGTGCTCGGCCCGGCGCGCTACACGGGAGCGACCGCGGGGGCGTCCGGGCAGGCGCTCCTCGACGTCTGGGTCCCGCGCCCGCCGGCGCTCGACCCGGTCCAGGCGGCCGCCTTGCCGATGGCGGTCGAGACGGCCTACCGGGGGCTGGACACACTCGGCGTCCTCGACGGCGAAGCCGGCGCTGGTACCGCGGTGCTCGTGCACGGCGCCGGCTCGACCGTCGGGTACGCCGCGGTGCAGATCGCGGTGCGGCACGGGGCACGAGTCCTTGCCACCGCCGGCGCGACGTACGCCGACGCCCTGCGTGCCGCCGGCGCCGAGGTCACCAGCTACGGGGACGGCATGGTCGAGCGGGTGCGGGCGCTCGCGGGCGGCCCGGTCGACGTCGCCCTCGACGCGGCACCGGTCAGCAACGCGTTGCCGGACCTCGTGCGGACCGTCACGGCGCCGGCCCACGTGCTGACGCTCAGCGACTTCGCCGCGGCCGATGCCCTCGGCGCGCGCGCCAGCTTCGGCACCGAGACCACGCTGCGCTACGACGTGCTCGGCGAGTACGCGCGGCTGGCGGCCGCAGGTGACTTTTCGGTCCCAGTGGCCCGCACGTTCCCGCTGGAGGACTGGCGCACGGCCGCGGCGCTGAGCCAGTCGGGACAGGCGCGCGGCAAGCTGGTTCTCCAGATCGGGAGTCCATGA
- a CDS encoding TetR family transcriptional regulator: MARWEGDARGRLERAALELFDEQGYDRTTVAEIAERARLTERSFYRWFADKREVLFGGSQDLVQQLVSAIAAVPADTGALPALLAAFATAPAVFRPREFLRRRAAVIAANPPLRERELIKLASIAEALTAALVHRGGDQTTARLVTEVGMAVLRLTTERWMADERADFAQVLSTSAADLRAVTAAGIPRRSTHARPVADLA; the protein is encoded by the coding sequence ATGGCACGCTGGGAGGGCGACGCGCGCGGCCGGCTCGAACGCGCGGCGCTGGAGCTGTTCGACGAGCAGGGCTACGACCGCACGACGGTCGCGGAGATCGCCGAGCGCGCGCGCCTGACCGAGCGGTCGTTCTACCGCTGGTTCGCCGACAAGCGGGAGGTGCTGTTCGGCGGCAGCCAGGACCTCGTGCAGCAGCTGGTCTCGGCGATCGCCGCCGTCCCCGCGGACACGGGCGCGCTGCCCGCGCTGCTCGCCGCGTTCGCCACCGCGCCGGCGGTGTTCCGGCCCCGCGAGTTCCTGCGGAGGCGCGCGGCGGTCATCGCGGCCAACCCGCCGTTACGGGAACGCGAGCTGATCAAGCTGGCGTCGATCGCCGAGGCCCTCACCGCCGCCCTCGTGCACCGCGGCGGGGACCAGACGACGGCGCGCCTGGTCACCGAGGTCGGCATGGCCGTGCTCCGCCTGACGACCGAACGGTGGATGGCCGACGAGCGCGCCGACTTCGCCCAGGTGCTCTCGACCAGCGCGGCGGACCTGCGCGCCGTCACGGCCGCGGGTATCCCGCGTCGGTCCACGCATGCGCGTCCGGTCGCCGACCTCGCATGA
- a CDS encoding NmrA family transcriptional regulator — protein sequence MIVVTGAAGQLGRAVVEQLLTRVPAGQVVASVRDPARAAALADRGVAVRVGDFAAPETLAAAFAGAEQVLAVSVDQLGEPARRMHAAAIRAARAAGARRVLYTSHAGARADSPFTPAADHAAAEAVLAEGGLPFTALRHGFYAESALHLIGPGLAAGEIRAPEDGPVAWTARADLAEADAVLLAAEGRPGGALEGGALDGVTPPLTAAEAVTLAELAAVASELTGREVRRVVVSDAEWKDAAVARGVPAPMAEMLLGTWRAARRGDFAAVDPTLERLLGRRPRTMRDVLAATLTPATA from the coding sequence ATGATCGTCGTGACCGGAGCCGCCGGCCAACTCGGCCGGGCCGTCGTCGAGCAGTTGCTCACCCGCGTGCCCGCGGGCCAGGTCGTCGCGAGCGTCCGCGACCCCGCCCGGGCGGCGGCGTTGGCCGACCGCGGCGTCGCGGTCCGCGTCGGCGACTTCGCCGCGCCCGAGACGCTGGCGGCGGCGTTCGCCGGCGCCGAGCAGGTCTTGGCCGTTTCGGTCGACCAACTCGGCGAGCCGGCGCGCCGCATGCACGCGGCGGCCATCCGAGCGGCCCGCGCGGCCGGCGCGCGGCGCGTGCTCTACACCAGCCACGCGGGGGCGCGAGCCGACTCGCCCTTCACGCCGGCGGCCGACCACGCCGCGGCCGAGGCGGTGCTGGCCGAGGGGGGCCTGCCCTTCACGGCGCTGCGCCACGGCTTCTACGCCGAGAGCGCGCTGCACCTGATCGGGCCTGGGCTCGCCGCCGGCGAAATCCGCGCGCCCGAGGACGGGCCGGTAGCCTGGACCGCGCGCGCGGACCTGGCCGAGGCGGACGCGGTCTTGCTCGCCGCGGAGGGTCGGCCGGGCGGCGCGCTGGAGGGCGGCGCCCTGGACGGCGTCACGCCGCCCCTGACCGCGGCCGAGGCGGTCACCCTGGCCGAGTTGGCGGCGGTCGCCTCGGAGCTGACCGGGCGCGAGGTCCGGCGGGTGGTCGTGTCCGACGCCGAGTGGAAGGACGCCGCGGTCGCGCGTGGCGTCCCTGCGCCGATGGCGGAGATGCTGCTCGGGACGTGGCGGGCGGCGCGGCGCGGCGACTTCGCCGCGGTCGACCCGACGCTCGAGCGGCTGCTCGGCCGCCGCCCGCGGACGATGCGCGACGTGCTCGCCGCCACCCTCACCCCCGCCACGGCCTGA
- a CDS encoding HD domain-containing protein codes for MTSTTPNFGDVLAVGRALDLRLPDSRTVADAYARARDASEPSLFHHVVRSWLYAAALARARSLAPDAELLAVATLLHDLGLARAFAVQHGMGGRRSEVVWDAIALHTTPSIGRFKGVDVACCQSGIGCDYGGLGYPELSGREQDVILAAYPRLGMKAALTTCLCGIATHHPETTRDNFIAEFGERYVPGYRRPSLVDFLLHAPFAE; via the coding sequence ATGACCAGCACAACTCCCAACTTCGGTGACGTGCTGGCCGTGGGTCGGGCGTTAGACCTTCGGCTGCCGGACAGCCGCACCGTCGCGGACGCGTACGCCCGGGCGCGCGACGCCTCGGAGCCGTCGCTCTTCCACCACGTCGTGCGTTCGTGGCTCTACGCCGCCGCGCTCGCCCGCGCGCGGTCCCTTGCGCCCGACGCGGAGCTCCTGGCGGTGGCGACGCTGCTGCACGACCTCGGCCTCGCGCGCGCCTTCGCCGTGCAGCACGGCATGGGCGGGCGCCGGTCGGAGGTCGTCTGGGACGCGATCGCCCTGCACACGACGCCGTCGATCGGCCGCTTCAAAGGAGTCGACGTCGCCTGCTGCCAGTCCGGCATCGGGTGCGACTACGGCGGCCTCGGCTACCCGGAGCTGTCCGGGCGGGAGCAGGACGTCATCCTCGCCGCGTACCCTCGGCTCGGGATGAAAGCGGCGCTGACGACGTGCCTGTGCGGGATCGCCACGCACCACCCCGAGACCACGCGGGACAACTTCATCGCGGAGTTCGGCGAGCGCTACGTGCCCGGGTACCGGCGCCCGTCGCTCGTCGACTTCCTCCTGCACGCACCCTTCGCCGAGTAG
- the ephA_1 gene encoding epoxide hydrolase → MCAVAVLPGAARGVPPSTLVSRTFSTPRHTTHYLESGPADGPLMIFLHGWPELSLVWRAQMDAFAADGWHCVAPDMRGYGGSSAPAANAAYANEHVVADMAELHDHLGGKPAIWVGHDWGSVIVGSLVAHKPERSRAVVLVSVPYFPTGNDLATLVPLVDRTIYPADQYPDGQWDYYRYYTTHFASAVADLDADTAASLASIFKPGKPSDVGKVAPNALVTRKGGRFGAAHRAPPTQPDPALWPAADFDVLVQAFKVHGFRAPCAWYLNDDANIAYARKAPNGGRLSRPVLFVNGDFDQVNTIIGNRSGDPMRAACADLTVTSLPGAHWLPLERKAELVQAMRTWLQSNTR, encoded by the coding sequence ATGTGCGCGGTCGCTGTCCTGCCGGGCGCAGCGCGCGGCGTGCCCCCGTCCACGCTGGTTTCGCGTACCTTCAGCACGCCTCGTCACACCACGCACTACCTCGAGAGCGGTCCGGCCGACGGACCGCTGATGATCTTCCTCCACGGCTGGCCGGAGCTCAGTCTGGTGTGGCGCGCCCAGATGGACGCGTTCGCCGCCGACGGCTGGCACTGCGTCGCGCCTGACATGCGCGGCTACGGCGGCTCGTCCGCGCCCGCGGCCAACGCCGCCTACGCCAACGAGCACGTCGTGGCGGACATGGCGGAGCTCCACGACCACCTCGGCGGCAAGCCCGCGATCTGGGTCGGCCACGATTGGGGCAGCGTCATCGTCGGTTCGCTGGTCGCGCATAAGCCCGAGCGCAGCCGGGCCGTCGTACTGGTTTCGGTGCCGTATTTCCCGACCGGAAACGACCTGGCGACGCTCGTCCCGCTGGTCGACCGGACGATCTACCCGGCCGACCAGTATCCGGACGGACAGTGGGACTACTACCGCTACTACACGACGCACTTCGCGTCGGCGGTCGCCGACCTCGATGCGGACACGGCGGCGTCGCTGGCGTCGATCTTCAAGCCAGGCAAACCCTCCGACGTCGGTAAGGTCGCGCCGAATGCGCTAGTCACGCGCAAGGGCGGGCGCTTCGGCGCCGCGCACCGCGCCCCGCCGACCCAACCGGACCCGGCCCTCTGGCCGGCCGCGGATTTCGACGTGCTGGTGCAGGCGTTCAAGGTCCATGGTTTCCGCGCCCCCTGCGCGTGGTACCTCAACGACGACGCCAACATCGCCTACGCGCGCAAGGCGCCCAACGGCGGCCGCCTGTCGCGGCCGGTGCTGTTCGTCAACGGCGACTTCGATCAGGTCAACACCATCATCGGGAATCGCTCCGGCGACCCGATGCGCGCGGCCTGCGCAGACCTGACCGTGACGAGTCTGCCCGGCGCCCACTGGCTGCCGCTGGAACGCAAGGCAGAACTCGTGCAGGCCATGCGCACCTGGCTCCAGAGCAACACGCGGTGA
- a CDS encoding AraC family transcriptional regulator, with protein MAILPSFVEIAPRRGRFASRPTPATARQMLTIAVLALDGVMPFELGMPCEVFGRTAVPGVADPYRVRVCAERRAVRAGAVDLRVRWGLHDLVDADTVVVPGGYDPEAPVPDAVYGALRRAADRGARVVSLCLGAFVLAAAGLLDGRRATTHWRAARLLAERYPAVTVDPDVLFVDEGQILTSAGAAAWLDLCLHLVRRDYGAAVAADAARLTVMPLAREGGQAQFIARQDPASDVALEPLLAWLAAHLDRRLSLPQIARRAGMSPRTLARQFRAQTGTTPLQWLLTARVRRAQALLETTALSVEQVAARAGFESAAALRHRFARVTGTSPVAYRRAFGGGARLTGGNAGTDSGAPRRSPPEAGGSPGRDAPAFAIPSRV; from the coding sequence GTGGCGATTTTGCCGTCGTTCGTCGAAATTGCGCCACGCCGCGGGCGGTTCGCTTCCCGCCCCACCCCCGCCACCGCCAGGCAGATGTTGACGATCGCCGTGCTCGCCCTCGACGGCGTGATGCCGTTCGAGCTCGGCATGCCGTGCGAGGTGTTCGGCCGCACGGCGGTGCCCGGCGTCGCGGATCCGTACCGGGTGCGCGTGTGTGCGGAGCGCCGCGCGGTGCGGGCGGGGGCGGTCGACCTCCGCGTGCGGTGGGGCCTGCACGACCTCGTGGATGCGGACACGGTCGTCGTGCCCGGCGGCTACGACCCCGAGGCGCCGGTGCCGGACGCCGTGTACGGTGCGCTCCGGCGGGCGGCGGACCGGGGCGCGCGCGTCGTCTCGCTCTGCCTGGGCGCGTTCGTGCTCGCGGCGGCCGGGCTCCTCGACGGCCGCCGCGCGACCACGCACTGGCGCGCCGCGCGGTTGCTGGCCGAGCGCTACCCGGCGGTGACGGTCGACCCCGACGTGCTCTTCGTCGACGAGGGCCAGATCCTCACCTCGGCCGGCGCGGCCGCGTGGCTCGACCTGTGCCTGCACCTGGTGCGGCGCGACTACGGCGCGGCCGTCGCGGCCGATGCCGCGCGGCTGACGGTCATGCCGCTCGCCCGCGAGGGCGGGCAGGCGCAGTTCATCGCCCGGCAGGACCCCGCCTCCGACGTGGCGCTCGAGCCGCTGCTCGCGTGGCTGGCGGCGCACCTGGACCGGCGCTTGAGCCTGCCGCAGATCGCGCGGCGGGCCGGGATGAGCCCGCGCACGCTCGCGCGCCAGTTCCGGGCGCAGACCGGGACGACGCCGCTGCAGTGGCTGCTCACGGCGCGGGTGCGGCGCGCGCAGGCGCTGCTCGAGACCACGGCGCTCTCGGTCGAGCAGGTCGCGGCGCGCGCCGGGTTCGAGTCCGCGGCGGCGCTGCGGCACCGGTTCGCGCGCGTGACCGGCACCAGCCCGGTGGCCTACCGGCGGGCGTTCGGCGGCGGGGCACGCCTCACCGGGGGGAACGCCGGGACCGACAGCGGAGCGCCCCGGCGCTCCCCGCCCGAGGCCGGAGGGTCGCCCGGACGGGACGCGCCCGCGTTCGCGATCCCTTCACGCGTGTGA